The segment TGTTGAGCAAAATATCCGCAAGAAGCGATGCGTGCAGCTCGGAGCAGCGCACAGACGCGCTGGCTGCACTCAGCAGCTGCCCTCGAGATTTTGGGGGAGAGTTTTATGGGGAGAGGCACAGCTCCGGGACACCGACCCACTCTCCCCATAGCCGGGGTTGTGCCGCTCCGGGCAGCGCTCCCCCCGGCCGAGCAGCGGCTCCCCGCTGGTTGGGGACGGACGGCCCAACGAAATTAGCCCTCGttaatttaaaattgaaaattaatttaacaGAAATAGCTGCCGCCCCAGCCGCCTCCTGCCATTTTTAGCAAAGAGACGCCACGTtgccagagcaggaaaaaaCCGTCAATCAGCTGAGCTGTTCCTAAAGCCCGACAGCGGCGgggcaggggaaaaaacagacagggatggggacggaGATAGGGACGGGGACGGGGTTAGGGATAGGGATAaggatagggatagggatagggatagggatagggaaGGGGACACGGATAGAGACAGGGAGAGGGCTAAGGAATGGGATAGAGACAGGAATAGAGATAGGGATAGGATAGGGATAAGGATAGGGACAGGGAAAGGGACAGGGATAGGGACAGGGGCAGGCCCACGGCCTGGCAGCATTTCGCTGGCACGCAGCTCTCTGCCAGCTGGACGGGCTCCCTCCTTCCCAACCAAAGCAGCGAAGtcctattaaaaaataaataaaatatcaagcaaagaaatgaaaaataaatccaacaGCCTGGGGCCGAGTGGAAATGTATCCGCACTGCACTTGTGCAGCCCCTCCATGTAATTAATTAAGCATATTTTTTTGCCATAAGTATGTTCAGTGAGCATCTGAGCAGTAGGGTTAGTGAAGATGTTACTGCGCTCCGCTGTACCTGAATGCAGTGTATGGCACATGCGATACACACACACGCGGCCAGGCACTATATATGCAAATACCCGCGCCATTTATAGTGAAATGCATATCAGAGGTAGAGGGGGAAACTATTTAACCAGCTCGGGTTTGTGGAAAAAAGTAATTCTGTATCCCGCTGATTTAATATCCGACCTCCGCATTCAATCCCCGCCCATGCAGCTATCAAAAGTACCCCTGGGATGTTGGGATATCATCTCCAAACTAACATCTGTGATTATGAAACGCTCAGAAGGGGAAGGTTAATAACAATTTGTTTCAGAGGGGCACGAGTCAATTTTATAAACAAATCCGcgttgttatttatttattttggtgaaaacaaacaaacagagtgGAAGGCACagcccggggcggggggggggtcctgccctcagcccccctcccccccttcctcttccctccgGAACAGCGCGGGGATGGGGGAGCGCTCGGTGGCACCGCTGGCTCCGGCACAAACATCCATCGGCGCGTTGGGGACTTCAAGGCAGTCCCcgttttttagggttttttctctttttttttctttttctttttctttctcttttttctttttctttctctttctctttttctttttctttttctttttctttttctttttctttttctttttctttttctttttctttttctttttctttttctttttctttttctttttcccttccttccttccttccttccttccttccttccttccttccttccttccttccttccttccttccttccttccttccttccttccttccttccttccttccttccttccttccttccttccttccttccttccttccttccttcctcttccttccttccttccttccttcctcttccttcctcttccttccttccttccttcctttcttcctttcttccttcctttcttccttccttccttcctttcttccttcctttcttccttcctttcttcctttctttctttcttcctttcctttcttcctttccttccttcctttcttcctttcttcctttcttttccgtttggttttctgtttttcttttttttgttgttgtttctttatttttgttatttttattttgtcttttccgtttgtttgtttggttggtttgttttctcttgttttgaGGATGCCAGCAAGAGGGGGATGACACTTCTCTGAGCCGTTCTGTGACACATCGGGGACCCCCGACCAACTCCGGCAGGGATTCCGAGCACGGCCCCAGCGTCGGGAATCGGACCGGAGCAACCTCCGGCCCAGCCTGGGCACCTCATCCCCAGCACCACCTCCTCGGCctggaaagaaatgtaaatttggCGTTTGACACATTTTAatgccaaaaataaaagaatttaaaaaataaaaaaataaaaaataaaaaaaatagctcaTACACACACGTACTCGAGAGGGGTTGGAGATGGGGATGTACCGCTATATCGCTGTGTGGGAACCGGGGCCGGCGCCGCGCGTCCCGGAAAAGAGTTCGGTGCGGGGAGagtttggggggtgggggggacggGAAGGACACGGCTCTCGCCCCTTCCCGTCTCTCTTGAAGCTCCTGGGCTCTACCGCCTTGGGTGCAGCTGCACCCGCTCTGTGTTTCTCgaagaaaaagccaaaagcGGAGTTTCTCCTCCTCGAGGAGTTGTTATTTCCTCCCCCTCAGCCCTACTCCTGTTTTCACGCTACGAGCTCTCACGGTTCCCACCTCGGCGgagccctccctccccctcctccatcGCCTCTCCCCCTACCTCTTCCCGCGCTGTCCCCGTGCCCACGAATATCCCTACGTTTGAGGACTGCATCCACCAACCCACCGCCCGCATTTCGTGGGTACGGAGTTCAGGGAGGGCACGGGGTTAGAGCGAGAACCCGCACCCCGCACCGTGCACCCCGCACTTCGCCCCTCCCGCACCTTACTCTCCCCCTCGCGGAGTTGGGATCCCAACTTCTCAGCCACGCACCTCTAGTGGAAACCCCTCGAGTTTTACTCTCTTTTcgttgttttcctttctttctttctttctttctttcttttattcttcctAGGGTGCTGTAATGCCACCCTGAGCTCTTCCCAACCCCGCCTTCCCGAACGGAGCCGGGTCTAAGTAACCCTTTTAAATTAATTGGTGTTCCTATAGCTAAAACATAATAGGCTTTGATTACATGCTAAATAGAATCAAACGTAATCCTTGAGTTAATTATGTGGAGataattttataattatatcaattcaatttaaaaagcaatgcattgTAACTCCACATTCTGAACGGGAGTAATGATTCCAAATAAAATTCTCATTAATTTGGAGTATCTCAAACTCGCATCGGgtctctcccctccctcccgcctctcctctcccttaACAGCAAATGGGACCGTACATTTATCTCCCCATTGTCGCATTACCTGTCTCCGCTCATATCTAGAAAGtggaaaacactggaaaatCACAGACAAAAGCGGCTGTCTGAGAAGAGCATTTCCCAGCATTGACCTGCTCTCAAATGCTAAAGAAGCTGATCTGCATTTCTATTCTGCCCAGCTTGTATGTGGAAGTAACGCCCAACGGCCAGTGACTTGATGCGCCGGGGGGGCAGCGGGCGTTTGTGTCTCCCAGACGCTCCAGCTCGCCCTGAAAGGGGCTGCGGCCGGAGCCGGGGTGAAGGTCAAAGCCTCTGTCACAGCTGCAGGTGCCTCGTTTCCTCTCCCCCCGCCTCCCccgggccgcccccgccgccgccgccgctctgCCCCCACGCCGCCCCGCCAGATGTGGCACCGCTGGGCGCGTCCCCGGAGCCCTCAACCCGAGGGGTGCCGCGCTGTTGCGGCCCTGGCACCGCGCTCTCACCCAGGTGGGAACACCCGACGGCACCGAGAGCTCGCTGCCTCTCTCAGCAACGATTTCAAGCATCCTGCCCCTTCCCCCCACGGGGTTATTTCatccatactttttttttttttttctttaaatgcttcCTAGTCAAACTTGAATATGCAATGAAGCTCCAGAGCTTTGTGGCGGAAATATAATTAAACTGGTGAAAGATGTAAAAGATGAAGAATGGGGATGACATCAGGCCGATTTCACACTTGGCACTCGGATGGCTGGGCCCAAGCCGTGCTCTTGCCACGCAACACAGATCAAAGTGCACTGCCACTGCTAAAAA is part of the Gallus gallus isolate bGalGal1 chromosome 2, bGalGal1.mat.broiler.GRCg7b, whole genome shotgun sequence genome and harbors:
- the LOC121113068 gene encoding protein PXR1-like yields the protein MLEIVAERGSELSVPSGVPTWHVIKAYYVLAIGTPINLKGLLRPGSVREGGVGKSSGWHYSTLGRIKERKKERKKGKQRKESKTRGVSTRGRGGGAGDEVPRLGRRLLRSDSRRWGRARNPCRSWSGVPDVSQNGSEKCHPPLAGILKTRENKPTKQTNGKDKIKITKIKKQQQKKEKQKTKRKRKEERKKGRKERKKGKEERKKGRKEGRKEGRKEGRKEERKEERKKGRKEGRKRKEEEGRKEGRKRKEGEKEKRERKRKRKKKRKNPKKRGLP